AGGACGCCACCCCGCTGACCGTCGGCCAGGAGTGGTCGGGCTACCTCGCCCAACTCCAGGACGCCACCGATCATCTGGAGCACACCCTCACCGGGCTGTACCGGCTGGCGATCGGCGGCACGGCGGTCGGCACCGGACTGAACGCGCCACCGGGGTTCGGGGACGAGGTCGCCGGTGAGATCGCCGATCTCACCGGGCAGCCCTTCGTCAGTGCGCCCAACAAGTTCGCCGCCCAGGCCTCGTGCGACGCGCTGGTCCGTGTCTCGGCGGCGGTGCGCACCCTGGCGGTGTCGCTGTTCAAGTTCGCCAACGACATGCGCTGGCTGGGGTCGGGGCCCCGCACCGGCCTGCACGAGCTGATCCTGCCGTCCAACGAACCGGGGTCCTCGATCATGCCGGGCAAGGTCAATCCGACCCAGGCGGAGGCGATGCTGATGGTCGCCATCCAGGTGGTCGGCAACGACAGCGCGGTATCGATGGCAGGCGCGGAGGGCAACTTCGAGCTCAACGCCTTCCGCCCGGTCATCATCAACAACGTCCTGCACTCGGTGCGGATCCTGTCGGACGTGATGGACCATTTCCGCATCTACCTCATCGAGGGCGCCCGGCTCGACACCACCAGGCTGAAGGACGACGTCGACCGGTCCATCATGATGGTGACCGCGCTCAGCCCTGTCATCGGCTACGACAAGGCCTCGCGGATCGCCCACCGCGCGCTGGATGAGGACCTCACGCTCAAGGAGGCCGCTCTCAAGTCCGGCGTCAGCCAGGCCCTCTACGACAAGGTCGTCGACCCCGAACGCCTCACCCAGCCCGGCGTGGCCGTCTCAGGTGACGGCGCCGAGCACTGAAGCGGCACGCCTGCCGTGGCCAGTGATGTCGTGGATGATCTGGTGCGCGTCACGCGATCGAACGGCTGGGAGAGGGTCACAGCCGGGACGTCGCGACGTGAACGTCTAGATGTGTCGTTAGGTAATCATGAGGTTTGCGGATAGATGGTCAGTCAGAACCCGCCTGACGCTGTTCACCAGCGCGGCGGTGGGGGCGCTCTGCCTCGCGTTCTCCATCGCCCTGTTGTTGACCATGCGCCAGATGGCCACTCAGGACCTCACTGAAGAGGTGACCGCGACGGGAGAGCTGACCGCTTACTACGTCGATCGCGGAGAGATCGACAACACGCTCCCCCCCATTCCGAACAACCTGATCCGCCCCATCCAAGTAGTTGATCCTCAAGGAAGGGTGGTTGCGGCGACCAGCGATTTCCAGAACAAGCCGGCCATGACCCATTTTGCTCCACGGCCGCCGCACCGAGTGGCCAGCACCGTCGTCTGTGATTCCGTCTTCGGGCCGGGCCGTTGCGACATCGTGGTCGCGCAGCAGGCGTACCACAACGGCGACTGGACTGTTTACACCGCCGCGCCGACACTCCCCTTCTATGTTTATCCGGCCTTGGCGGCCTTCTTGATCGCGGGAACGGTCGTCTTCACGATCGCCGTGGCCTACGGCGCGCGGCGCATCATCACCACCTCGCTCAAGCCCGTGGACGAGATCCGGGCACAGCTCGATGAAATCCACAGCACCGACCTGGGCCGTCGCGTCCCGGTTCCCACGCCCAATGATGAGATTTGCAAGCTGGCCCAGAGCACCAACTTCACCCTGGACCGGTTGGAAGGTGCGCTGGAGCAACAGCGCCGGTTCAGCTCCGACGCCTCTCATGAGCTGCGTACCCCCATCACGGCCATCCGCGCGCAGGTGGAGGACGCGCTCATGGCGCCGGAGGACACCGACATACCCACGCTGTGCCATGCCGTGCTGCCGAGCCTGGATCGTCTGCAGTCGCTCGCATCGGACCTGCTGGCCCTCACCCACCTCGACGCCGGCTCGTCGGGTGAGCCCCAGCGCCTCGATCTGAGTGAACTCGTCGCCGCAGAGCTGGACAACCGTCGTCCGACCAAGAAGATCATCCGTAACCTGGCGCCCGAGGTGATCGTCAAGGGTGACCGGTCCCGGCTGAGCCAACTGATCACTGAGCTGGTCGATAACGCAGAGCGCCACGCCTCATCCACCATCACGCTTACCGTACGGCGGCAAGACAGCCACTCGGCGCACAGCGCGCGGTTCCCCGCCGGTGCCGCGGTGTTGGAAGTGCTCGACGACGGCGGGGGGATCCCCCAGGACCAGCGCGCGGCGATCTTCCAGCGGTTTGCCCGGCTCGACACCGCCCGCAGCAGGCACGCCGGAGGCATCGGCCTCGGCCTTCCCCTCGCCCAGCAGATCGCCAAGAACCACGGTGGCACGCTGACCATTCAAGACAGTGACCGTGGCGCACAGTTCGTCGTCCGCCTTCCGCTCTCCACGTAGCCCTCTTGACCCCCCGGCTTCGGCGGTCCCAGACGCCCCTGGAGTCCCTCTGGTTTACCTGGAACCCAAAATTAATGTCCGAAATTTGCTGACAAAGAGCATCTGTCCCCGATGCGACGTGTACGCGACCGCTCCCTACGTCACATCCGCAGGAAAGATCCAGGCATCCGCCGCCCGGCTCGGCTGTAAGGACACCGCCCTGGTCCGCGTCCGGATCAAGCGCGCCGAGGCCGGTCCCGATCCGGTCGTCAGGAGCGGGGCCAAGAGGGGGAACAACGGGCGGGTCACCGTCACGCTGCGGTGTACCCCCGGCGTCTACTACACGGTCGTCACCGACTACCGCGGCCACTCCGGCACGTCCAAGGCGGCTCGGCTGTCCTGCGCCCCGGCGGGAACCCCCTCCCCCACACCCACCGCCACACCCACCGCGGCCCCCACCACGACGGCCACCCCCACGCCGACCCCCACCGCGACGGCCAAGCCCACGGCGCCTCCGCCCGCCGGCACGGTCGGCACCGCCGACGAGAACGAGGTCCTGCGGCTGGTCAACGTGGAGCGGGCGAAGGGCGGGTGCCAGCCGCTCAAGCACGACGCGCAGCTCCGCAAGGCCGCCTACGACCACTCGGCCGACATGGCGGCCCAGAACTACTTCAGCCACACCTCCCAGGACGGCCGCAGCTTCATGGACCGCATCCGGGGAGCCGGCTTCACCGGCGGATCGGGCTGGGCGGAGAACATCGCCGCCAGGTAGGCCCCCTCCCCCGATGACAGCGGGGAGAACGGCGACGCCCCCACGACGGATGACCGTCGCGGGGGCGTCGCCGTACGAGGCGGCCCGTCGCCCCGGGAGCCATCCCGGGGGCGGGCTCGCCGCTACTTGAGCCAGCTCATCATCGGGCGCAGCTTGGCACCGGTCTTCTCGATCGGGTGCTTGGCCAGCTCCTCGCGGTAGGCGGTGAACTTCTTCTGACCGCTGTCGAACTCGTCCACGAGCTCCTTGGCGAACTCGCCGGACTGGATCTCGGCGAGGATGCGCTGCATCTCCTTCTTGGTCTCCTGCGTCACGACGCGCGGACCACGGGAGTAGCCGCCGTACTCGGCGGTGTCGGAGACCGACCAGTACATCTTGGAGATGCCGCCCTCGTACATCAGGTCGACGATCAGCTTCATCTCGTGAAGGCACTCGAAGTAGGCGACCTCGGGCTGGTAACCGGCCTCGACCAGGGTCTCGAAGCCGACCTTGATCAGCTCGGACACGCCGCCGCAGAGAACGGCCTGCTCGCCGAAGAGGTCCGTCTCGGTCTCCTCGGTGAAGGTCGTCTTCAGCGCGCCGGCGCGGGTGCCGCCGATGCCCTTGGCATAGGACAGCGCGAGGTCCCAGGCCGTGCCACTGGCGTCCTTCTCGACGGCGACGAGACACGGCACGCCGCGGCCCGCGGTGTACTGGCGGCGGACGAGGTGACCGGGGCCCTTCGGAGCGACCATGGCCACGTCCACGCCCTCGGGGGCTTCGATGAGGCCGTAGCGGATGTTGAGGCCGTGGCCGAAGAAGAGGGCGTCACCCTCGACGAGGTTCGGGGCCACATGCTCGGCGTAGAGGTGACGCTGGATGTGGTCCGGCGCCAGGATCATCGTCAGGTCGGCCTCTTCGACGGCCTCGGCGGGGGTGACCACCCGCAGACCGTCGGCCTCGGCCTTCTCGCGGCTCTTGGAGCCCTCGGGCAGACCGACCCGGACGTCCACGCCGGAGTCACGCAGGGACAGGGCGTGGGCGTGCCCCTGGCTGCCGTATCCCAGAACGGCCACATGCCGGCCCTGGATGATCGACAGGTCGGCCTGGTCGTCGTAGAAGATCTCAGTCACTTGCTTAACCTTTCAGGTTTCTCTTACGGCTTACGCAGTCCGGTCCAGGGCCCGGAGAGAACGGTCGGTGATGGAACGGGCACCGCGGCCGATGGCCACCATGCCCGACTGGACCAGCTCCTTGATGCCGAACGGCTCCAGGAGCTTGATGAAGGCCTGTAGCTTGTCGGGCGTCCCGGTGACCTCTATGGTCACCGCGTCAGGAGCGACGTCAACGCAGCGCGCGCGGAAGAGGTTGACCAGTTCCAGCACGCTGGAGCGGTTGTCGGCGTCGGCACGCACCTTGATCAGAGTGAGCTCGCGCTGCACGGCCTGCGCCGGGTCGAGCTCCACGATCTTGAGTACGTTGACCAGTTTGTTGAGCTGCTTGGTGACCTGCTCAAGGGGCAGCTCCTCGACGTTGACCACGATGGTCATCCGCGAGATGTCCTCGTGCTCGGTCGGCCCGACCGCCAGCGAGTCGATGTTGAACCCCCGGCGGCTGAACAGCGACGCGACGCGCGCGAGCACGCCGGGCTTGTTCTCCACCAGCACGGAGAGCGTGTGCCTGCTCATGCCTTCCTCCTCGCCTGGCGGCCGTGCTCGCCCGCCCACCCGCTTCGATCACTCACAGCTGGTCCTCGCCGTCCCAGACCGGCGCCATGTCGCGCGCGAACTTGATTTCGTCGTTGCTGGTCCCGGCCGCGACCATCGGCCAGACCATGGCGTCCTGATGGACCACGAAGTCGATCACGACG
Above is a genomic segment from Streptosporangium album containing:
- the fumC gene encoding class II fumarate hydratase, coding for MAVQHREREAAPRILDLPIGLEASGTRTESDSIGEIQVPADHYWGAQTQRSLIHFDIGDDRMPKAVYHAYGFIKKAAAIVNGRAGRLPRWKADLISRVADEVIGGDLNSEFPLYVWQTGSGTQSNMNVNEVISNRALQLIGGRLGSKDPVHPNDHVNMGQSSNDTFVTAMHIAAVQAIDSRLLPSLKRLRDATADKSREWEHVVKIGRTHLEDATPLTVGQEWSGYLAQLQDATDHLEHTLTGLYRLAIGGTAVGTGLNAPPGFGDEVAGEIADLTGQPFVSAPNKFAAQASCDALVRVSAAVRTLAVSLFKFANDMRWLGSGPRTGLHELILPSNEPGSSIMPGKVNPTQAEAMLMVAIQVVGNDSAVSMAGAEGNFELNAFRPVIINNVLHSVRILSDVMDHFRIYLIEGARLDTTRLKDDVDRSIMMVTALSPVIGYDKASRIAHRALDEDLTLKEAALKSGVSQALYDKVVDPERLTQPGVAVSGDGAEH
- a CDS encoding CAP domain-containing protein: MLTKSICPRCDVYATAPYVTSAGKIQASAARLGCKDTALVRVRIKRAEAGPDPVVRSGAKRGNNGRVTVTLRCTPGVYYTVVTDYRGHSGTSKAARLSCAPAGTPSPTPTATPTAAPTTTATPTPTPTATAKPTAPPPAGTVGTADENEVLRLVNVERAKGGCQPLKHDAQLRKAAYDHSADMAAQNYFSHTSQDGRSFMDRIRGAGFTGGSGWAENIAAR
- the ilvN gene encoding acetolactate synthase small subunit → MSRHTLSVLVENKPGVLARVASLFSRRGFNIDSLAVGPTEHEDISRMTIVVNVEELPLEQVTKQLNKLVNVLKIVELDPAQAVQRELTLIKVRADADNRSSVLELVNLFRARCVDVAPDAVTIEVTGTPDKLQAFIKLLEPFGIKELVQSGMVAIGRGARSITDRSLRALDRTA
- the ilvC gene encoding ketol-acid reductoisomerase, with product MFYDDQADLSIIQGRHVAVLGYGSQGHAHALSLRDSGVDVRVGLPEGSKSREKAEADGLRVVTPAEAVEEADLTMILAPDHIQRHLYAEHVAPNLVEGDALFFGHGLNIRYGLIEAPEGVDVAMVAPKGPGHLVRRQYTAGRGVPCLVAVEKDASGTAWDLALSYAKGIGGTRAGALKTTFTEETETDLFGEQAVLCGGVSELIKVGFETLVEAGYQPEVAYFECLHEMKLIVDLMYEGGISKMYWSVSDTAEYGGYSRGPRVVTQETKKEMQRILAEIQSGEFAKELVDEFDSGQKKFTAYREELAKHPIEKTGAKLRPMMSWLK
- a CDS encoding sensor histidine kinase; amino-acid sequence: MRFADRWSVRTRLTLFTSAAVGALCLAFSIALLLTMRQMATQDLTEEVTATGELTAYYVDRGEIDNTLPPIPNNLIRPIQVVDPQGRVVAATSDFQNKPAMTHFAPRPPHRVASTVVCDSVFGPGRCDIVVAQQAYHNGDWTVYTAAPTLPFYVYPALAAFLIAGTVVFTIAVAYGARRIITTSLKPVDEIRAQLDEIHSTDLGRRVPVPTPNDEICKLAQSTNFTLDRLEGALEQQRRFSSDASHELRTPITAIRAQVEDALMAPEDTDIPTLCHAVLPSLDRLQSLASDLLALTHLDAGSSGEPQRLDLSELVAAELDNRRPTKKIIRNLAPEVIVKGDRSRLSQLITELVDNAERHASSTITLTVRRQDSHSAHSARFPAGAAVLEVLDDGGGIPQDQRAAIFQRFARLDTARSRHAGGIGLGLPLAQQIAKNHGGTLTIQDSDRGAQFVVRLPLST